TGCTCTATGGCCTATTGAAAGGGCGCCCCGGCAAAGCTTCCCCTGGTTCCCCCACCTGAAAAGTGATTTCCCCTGTTCTGAATTCCCACATACTTTATCTGAACCTTTCTGAAGACACCTGCCTCACTTGCTAGTTCGGCCAATGTTTATGGAGTTCTCTGCACTGGAGGCTGGGGGCACAATATAAGACATGGCCAGGCGGCTGCAAACATAGTGTATGTGCAGCCAGGGCTGTCACTGAGATGTGCAGGGACATGAGGATGATGGCTCTGCCTGGAGAAGGCTTCACAGAGAAAGTGACCACTGAACTGCCTGGGGACCTGGGGCTTCCTGGCTCTGTCCCGCTCTACTCTCTCACCACCCAGTGGTTTATTGGAGTACTCTCCTGGGGCCAGAGCACTGCTCAAAGCACGGTCCACATCCACTCCATCTCCCTGCCAGCCCAACATCCGCACACCCATAACAGAGTCAGCACTCACAgcataaatgaatggataaaataccgcaaaaagaacaaattgtttTCTGTCCTCTTCCCTCAGCAACTTGAGATCTTCAAGAGATCCAGAAATATGTTGCTTCTACCTCAGACTGGGGAGAGGGGAACTCCCCAAAACGATGGAGGAGATGAAGATATCAACCAGCCAGATTCCTGTTCATGACCAGCCTGTTGTGAGCTCTCCTGGGGGATCAGCAGTGGCTGGGAGGTTGGATGTGTGATGGGGTGGGGCAGGTTTATGGAGAGTGTTTGTTCCAGACATGACACAGGGGAAGGGCTCACAGGGTTCAAACTGATCAGCAAGTGCAAAAGATAAGGCCCCTATTAAAGCTAATTTGCTGAGATTTTCATTTTAGCAAAAACAAATGATCAGTTTTTTGGATGTCTcaaatatgtttgaaatttatGTGTATTCTCTATGGTTGGGCACGACTTTacgaatgtatgtgtgtgtaaataaatttaaatgtgtcATTCAAATAGTTTATATCAGGAATCATCAAATTATGGTCTTCAAGCCAAATGCAGCTGGCCACCTGTTTCTGGAGGTTAGTGTTTATTGGACACATCTGTGGGGCCTTGTGTCCGGGGCTGCTTCTGGGCTGTGGCAGTATCTGCCCGCCCTGCTCTGTACCATTACTAGTGTTTTGTTATCTGACGACTCGAGTTTCTGGGCAGAATCTGCCAAAACCTGCCAAGTGATATAAGTTTGTCAGTTTCCAttaatttctttcagtgtttGCTTTATATCGTTCAAAATTATGTTCTTGTGTGTATAAGGATAGGACTATTATTGCTGGGcccggtgactcacatctgtgatcccagcactttggtaggccgaggcgggtggatcaactgaggtcaggagttcgagaccagcctggccaacatgatgaaaccccgtctttaccaaaaatacaaaaattagctgggtgtggtgtcgtgggcctgtaatcccagctactctggaggctgaggcaggagaatcctcgaacccaggaggaggaggttgcagtgagtcaagatgatACCATAGCATTCTAGCCTggataacaagagtgaaactctgtctcaaaaaaaaaaaaaaaaagaaagaaaaaaaggataagaCTGTTATATCTTGGTCACTTGCACACTAATCAATaagaaatattattctttttcatttaatccaTTTTCTTAGAATTCTTTGTTGTCTTGTATTAATATTGTTGTCCCTCATTCCTTTTGTATTGCTTCTCCTCTGGTCCTCTTTGCTAAACAGTGATGATAcataactcaaaatgaatcatagacctaaatgcaaAACACAATATTACAAAACTCCTAGATGGTAGCATAAGAGGAAATTTgatcatcttggttttggtgatgactttttagatgcaACACCAAGGCACAatccataaaaaaagaatttgtaagCTGGACTTcttgaaaattaaacatttctgctTTGTGAAAGATATTGTCAAGAGAACGAAAAGACAAGctaaagactgggagaaaatgtttacaaaagaaatatcagACAAAGGAGTGTTatccaaaacatacaaagaactcttaaaactcaacaataagaacacaaaccaaccaattagaaaatgggccaaagacctgaacagacatctcATCAAGGAAGACACAGCAGGTGACAAATAAGCGCATCagaagatgctccacatcataagtcctcaagaaaatgcaaattaaaacaacaatgagatatcagtAAACACTTACGAGGATGGCCAAAATCtggaacactgacaacaccaaatgctgaagacggatgtggagcaactggaactctcattcattgacAGCAGGAACACAAAatagtgcagccactttggaagacagtttggtgctttcttaaaaaactaaacatactcttaccataggATCCCTAAATCACACTCCTCGGGATTTACCCAAAAGAATTgcaaacttatgtccacacaaaaacctgcatacaATTGTATATGAATATATTGCACAGTGGTGAAGTCCAGGTTTTTAATTTAGCCACCCTAAATAGCAAGCATTGTACCCACCAAGAAATGTCTCATCCTTCACCCACCACCTGACCTTCTGCCCTTCACAGTCTCCAGTGTCTAtgattctactctctacctccatctGTATGCATGATGTAGCTCCCACTCACACGTGAGGGTGCACagcatttgactttctgtttctgagtaatttgacttaaaataatagcctccagttccatccatgttgctgtgaaaggcatgatttcattcttttttcatagctgagtagtattccactgtgtttgcgtgtgtgtgtgtgtgtgtgtgtgtgtatcttttgcCACTAAAAGTAACATTGCCATCATATGGTGAAGTGGGAGAGGGAGAAACAGGTCCCCCAGTTACATAAGAACTGACAGAGAAGGAAGTTGAAGAAATATGATGGGTGGAGAAAATGGGTCCCACCTAGGGAGACATCACATCAGCTCTATGGAGCCCCAGAGTGCTTAAGGGGTTGGCACTAAATGCACCTGGAACTCTCTTGCACCCTAAAAGGAACATTGGAAGGGGTTAGCAGAAAATGTCCATGTCAGTGATTCATCATCTCCCTTTCCTCACCATGCCCCAGGGACTCCCATGCCTTCACAATCCTCTTGCCCCTACCTGGGTCAGCCTTTCCACAGCAGGGTAGGGCACATTATAGCCAAGGGCACAGCTCCCAACTCCTACACAGGCTGTTTTGCATAGGAGGAGGAAAAACGCTGAAGACTTTCTGGGAAGTTAGTGCCATGGGGCAGGAAAGAACTTTTCCCACTCCTTGCCTCCAGGCTCATTCCACGGAGGGTCACTCCGCCACCCAACCTAGATAGTGGGGCCCTGACCCCGGTCCCCTCACCTGAATCCAGGGCTTCTGTGAGGGGCTGACCAATGGTTAGCAATGAAGGAACCCTGCTTCCCTCCCTGGACTCTGAGTTCCCGTAGGGCAGCCCCTGATGCGACCCAAGACCCATAGCACAGGGCACACGAATAAGGATTTGATTTCGCCTCTTCCGTGTTCGTATGATGATTTGCTGTGTTTACTAGCTGAGTAAACTTGGGAGCATCTCAACTTCTCCTTTCCTAAAATAGAGATTGCAGCACCTGCCTCTTAGGACTATGAGGGTTGAGGAAGATGCAGGAGCAGCAGGTATCTTGATGTCTGGACATTAGAATGCTCAGTAAGCGGTGGGGTCATAGAACAGGCTGTCACAACAACTGTGTGGAAGGACTGGGAGAGGGAACAAACAAGATCATGCTACCTTCAGGAGTCTGAAACTCCATCCTCTTTGGGTCCAGAGGCCCAGTGCTCTTCTCTCCCATTTCCTGACTTGCTACCACACATGCACCGGCTGCCTTACCCTCAAATCAAGATTGAGCCAGAGAATTCCCCAGGTGAGGtctctggggtggggtgggaccTGGTGACCTGGGACCCTGGCCAGAAACCCTGAGCCCAGCCTCCTGGGTGTGTCCCACCCACCTGATGTAGGGCAAGGCTCCAAGAAACAGATGACAGAGGTGGCCCAAGGCCTCCCAGCCCCTGGGAAGAGCCAGGCTGAGCCTTATAAAGGGACTGCTCTTTTTCCAAACACACACATCTCACTCATCCTTCTCCCCGTGTCACTTCCCAGCTCCGGTAAGTCTCACCTACCTCTTTGTGTTTTCTAGAAGTGCCCAGTGCCCGGTCTGCTGTGCTGCCTCTAGGAAGGGAAAGGGCTGTGGACGAAGACTCAGGAGGCTGGGTCTAGGCCAGCTCTGCCATTAGCTGGGTTGTGTGACCTTCACTTGACACCAAAAGCCCACATCTGTACAACCAGGTGGCGGAACCAGACCTGTCCATTGCTCCTTTGGGATCTCCTGAGACAACTCCTGTGGAAATGTCCCCAGTGGGACCTGAGCACAGgaccttcctgtcttcttcctccCTGGATTCATCCTCCTGTTGGGGTCCCAGTTGTTGAATCCCCTCCCCAGTTCTGCTCCCACAGGGGGTGGAGGGCTAAGGATCCCCTGTGAATGCTTTGGAGGCTCTCCAAACCCCAAGGCCTGGCCAGATGGCTTGCCCTTACCTGGGTAAGGTATTGAGCAGCCAAAGCTCCCTCACTCCCTACCACAACCTGCAAATTCTCAGGCATCCTCTGGGCACAGGGCTTGGCGTCTAGCCTTGGCCTCAGAATCAAAAAAGCTTTGGGTGGCTCCTCTTAGTCAGTTGCCAGCATGGAGCTTTCTCCTGTGTTGAGAGGAGTTGGGGGTTTATTGTCAGACACCCACACGCGTTAGCCAAGGTCCTTTTGTTGTTCTTTGGAAAGTGTGAGAAGTGAGAGCTGCACAGTCCTATTTTTCAGGCTTGGGGTGCAGGCCAGCCCAGACTGACCACTGGCTGGAAGATTTGCTTTGGGAAGTCAGACCTTCTTATTTAAACAGGGTCAAGCCTTGGTGATTCTGAGGGTGCAGATAATTCCCAAGAGCAGACATGAAGCGACCCCCACCTCACTCCCACCCCATCCGGCAGCTTAAGAACCAGGGAGTTATTTCTGTTCCTTGTAACAGTGGCCATTCCTGTTTCTCATTCCCAGGGGAATGCAGGAAGGGCCCCCTTGTGCTTGGGACAGGGCTGTTTTTCCCGTTCACACTCACATCCATGCTCACATGTGCACCTGGAGCCTGCACGCACCGTGTCATGCAGGGCTTGCACTTGAGTCAAGGTGGGGCCCACGGTGTCTGGTTCCTGAAGCAGCCCAGGAGGGCCAGAGACCAGATCACCAAGGCTATTGTCCTGCCCCCATGACTCTCACCTCGGCTGTGAAGCTGGAGGAGATGGATTTGGTGCTGTTTTAGGAGTGGGGTCTGCCATGTGCTGGCTGAGACTGGAGGGGTCCCAGCTCAGTTCTTCCATGTGTTGCTGGCCCCCGactctctctgcttctccctcTCCAAAGCTCTGCCCACAGCTGGACTTCCACCATCCACCTGCACCTCCTCTTGGCCCTGGCCAGGGTGGGCCAGGTCTCAGACTTGGTCCTACCCTCTCATTTTTGAGCAACTTATcccatcacatttttaaaaatcgacTTCCTTCTGTTCCATCTTAGGGCTGTttttcctctgacctcagcccTCCTTCCAACACCCCCACATAGAGACCCTAActtaaatgaagggaaaaaaatgattgtGTTTATTTCCTGAAGCCTTTTGAAAGCCAAGATGAGCAACACTCAAGCTGAGACGTCCATAATAGGCATGATCGACATGTTTCACAAATACACCAGACGTGATGACAAGATTGACAAGCCAAGCCTGCTGACGATGATgaaggagaacttccccaacttccTCAGTGCCTGTGTGAGTCGGGGTTTAGCTTCTCAATGTTGGTTGGATGCTGGCATGGCTGAGGATATATTTTACTATGTGTCCTTGGACGAGTCACCCTCATCCTCTGATTAAAACATTTCCCATTTGCAAATTTGTTGCTTGGATCATATGGGAATCTAATGATGATAGgcaaaaaagtatgaaaataggAAAGAGTTATACAGATATAAATGAGGTTATTAGATGGTCAGCAAAGTGTGCAGCTTGAGGGCGGTGCACAGTCCCCTCCCAATGCTCACTGACCCCCTCTCTGTGAGACTGAAACTCAACTCAACtgcttcccaaaggccccacatcAACATCCCTGAGATTAATGGGAAAGCACTGGAAGTTCAATTGCTAGTAGAAATCAATAGCCCTCTTTGCAATAAACAAGACTCATTagcaaatctgaaaaaaattgtgGGCTACTAGGTACCAAAGGGTCTAGACGACCAAAAGCAGGGAACCCAGAAGATGAGTTTggtggaaaaagagaagaaaggagaggaggtcagagaaagaagagaacaaaGCATGAGGGCCAATTTGGGGGCCCTGGGGTAGAGCTAAGGTAGCCAGTGCCCTTAAAGGCTGGGGACAGGTGAGAGTGAGGCTGGGACAGGGGACTGCTCTCCCCAAGGTCACTAAACAGAGCGCCTTGGGACAGGAACTGCCTCCCATCCTGAGGTTTGAGACAAAAAGTCTCCCTAGAGAACTCCAGGGATAACATTCACATCCTCACCCCAACTTCACCCACTCGCCCTGCACTTCCAGCCCCGCCACAACGCCTGTGCAGATCTAGGcatttgtctctgtctctgcctcctcctctcccctcccagcccAAAACTTGTTTGTGATTGAATTTTtcttgtttgtatgtttttctcttcacAGGACAAAAAGGGCATACATTACCTGACCAATGTCTTTGAGAGAAAGGACAAGAATGAGGATAAGAAGATTGATTTTTCTGAGTTTCTGTCCTTGCTGGGAGACATAGCCACAGACTACCACAAGCAGAGCCACGGAGGGGAGCCATGTTCCGGGGGAAGCCAGTGATCCAGTCCCACCCAGGGGCCTCCAGAGACCCCAGGAACAATAAAGTGTCTCCTCCCACCAGACACTTGCcttatttccttcttctctttggtGACCTACATTGTCAAAACTGCCAATTCCAGGCTAACTTTGTTGGAGAATCCCCGCCACCCCCAAACAGTGGGTCACCCAGGAGTAATGTCCCACCACCAATGTTCTCCCTGTGGCCTCCAGCAGAGCTGAGCTGCCTCTCACACAGGTCCTGGTGTCTGCCTCTGCCCCACTTCCTAAATGcagccaccacagctggttaCAGGTGGAAGTTGGTAGAAGGCCTCTGCCAGGTCACAGCAATGCCCCTCCTTGTCAAGGCATGGACCAGGTCATTTGGATGTATTTAGATACTGCACTGAGAAGGAGCTGGCATCTCTCAGTGTGCTCCTGCCCTCCCGCTCCCGCCCCAGCTGTTCTCCAGGGCTTGGGGAAACAGAAACCACTCACATAGGGATTCCTGGATGGCATCAGGCTCACGGCCCTTGTGGCTATGAATGGGAGGCTCAGTAGTTCCCTGAGGATGGACTTCCTTGTCCTGTGGTCTGGGCTTCAGGGGCTGTGTCCTctccctgtgctgtgtgcttgTGTGCGTGTGCCTATGTGGGTGGCCCTGTGGAAGTGAGAGGGAGTCACCTTGAAGCTGAGCTGTCCTCCATGATGGTTTGCTAAATGCCAGGACTAGGTTTCTGGTGATGAATGAATATTCCAGATTTTTAGGAGCTCAAAGTAGTCCAGGAGTCCAAATAAGGAGTCTGGCCAGAATAAGGCAGCACCATGGAAATGCCCTAAGGACTGACACAGAGAGCTCATGCTGATTGTGATGAGAAATTGCAGCACCTCTATCTGGTGGGTAATGAGTAGTTTGTTATTGGTAGTCTACTCcaggccaggtactgtgctatGGGCTGAGGATGCAGAAACAAGCAGGACACAGTGCTGTCCTAGCAGAGTGCTGGCGGGTCTCTCCATACAGGCCACAACACAGGGTTAATGTTCACCCAGTGCCACTTCCAGGCCATGTTCTGTGCAGCTGCTCTTAgtattcctccttctctcttacCACCCTGGTCAGTCTGCTGCTAACCTGTCAGTCAGGCAAACATTCTTCTTGGAGGAATCAGGCAACCATCTCAAAAATTCTCTTTCCATCTGACCAGCAGAAGTGTGTAGGATGCGTTATTTGCTCTTGTGAATGACTGCTCCACTCCACACTCACACCACTGTTCACAGACCAGCATCTCCTCTCCTCATCAGGAATCTTCCTTCCTGAACATATTCTGCACCTCATCCGCATTCAGGACTGATCTGCAGTTTTCACCTCCAGATCCCAATGTCTGACCATTaggtttcttctctctccttctctccctttctcattcTTATTCCACCTGTTCTTGGAACTCACAGAGACCTGCACTCCCTgggctttcattttctcttcccagccccctgctgccttCTCTATGCAGCCTGCCCCCCATCATCCACCCCAGAAttgctctctttcctctcttaGCTCTGTTGCCCACTTTCCTTGGGCCACAACTTCCCTGCATATCTCCATCCTAGAACCATCTTCCccattttcctcctctctcctccaccaGGACTGCTGGTCACTGCTCAGAACCATCATGCCAGGGTCCCAAGGGTGGGTGCCTGACTTCCTCTCTGCCCAGCACTCTCTGAATCCCTCCTGTTCACCCAGCTGCTGTTATTCCAAGTATGCGCAACACACCCCCATCAGTATATCTCAGTATTTCATGCCTCAATACCAATCTTTCAAACTACTGCCTCTGCCAGAAATGTCTTTTAATACTTCATCTGTCTCATTCACATTACATTTCAAGACTGAGCTTTAATGTCAATGTCTCTTAGACATTTAGAGGGTGAACCACCATCTCTTCACCCCAAAGAAATGATATCTGCCTCATTTGTGcctccctcaccctcaccccactCCTACCATAGTGGCTGCATTACCTCAGATTCCCCTCATGTCTTTCCATCCAGACTTGGAATCATGGGCGGAAAACACTGTTGCCT
This Rhinopithecus roxellana isolate Shanxi Qingling chromosome 8, ASM756505v1, whole genome shotgun sequence DNA region includes the following protein-coding sequences:
- the LOC115899214 gene encoding protein S100-A7 isoform X1, whose protein sequence is MEEMKISTSQIPVHDQPVVSSPGGSAVAGSLLKAKMSNTQAETSIIGMIDMFHKYTRRDDKIDKPSLLTMMKENFPNFLSACDKKGIHYLTNVFERKDKNEDKKIDFSEFLSLLGDIATDYHKQSHGGEPCSGGSQ
- the LOC115899214 gene encoding protein S100-A7 isoform X2; translation: MSNTQAETSIIGMIDMFHKYTRRDDKIDKPSLLTMMKENFPNFLSACDKKGIHYLTNVFERKDKNEDKKIDFSEFLSLLGDIATDYHKQSHGGEPCSGGSQ